A portion of the Acidobacteriaceae bacterium genome contains these proteins:
- the rplP gene encoding 50S ribosomal protein L16 translates to MLSPKRVKYRKQQRGRMTGKAWRGSDLAFGDFGLKVVECGYITDRQIEAARIAMTRFIKRGGKVWLRIFPDKPITRKPAETRMGKGKGAPDHWVAVVRPGKIMFEMEGVPVDVAREAMRLATNKLPLKTTFIIRPGVSQEVSAK, encoded by the coding sequence ATGCTTTCACCAAAGCGCGTTAAGTATCGCAAGCAACAGCGCGGCCGTATGACCGGCAAGGCGTGGCGTGGCTCTGACCTGGCCTTCGGCGATTTCGGCCTCAAGGTTGTCGAGTGCGGCTACATCACCGACCGTCAGATCGAAGCCGCTCGTATCGCAATGACCCGCTTCATCAAGCGTGGTGGTAAGGTCTGGCTGCGTATTTTCCCGGACAAGCCCATCACCCGCAAGCCGGCCGAAACCCGTATGGGTAAGGGTAAGGGCGCTCCTGATCACTGGGTAGCTGTTGTTCGCCCTGGCAAGATCATGTTCGAGATGGAAGGCGTTCCTGTTGACGTCGCACGCGAAGCGATGCGCCTGGCAACGAACAAGCTTCCGCTCAAGACGACGTTCATCATTCGTCCCGGCGTGAGCCAGGAAGTCTCCGCCAAGTAA
- the rpsC gene encoding 30S ribosomal protein S3 translates to MGQKVHPYGFRLGVNKPWKSRWFVERGYDKLLVEDVKLKAELREKLKQAGVSSVEVERPGNKLRLIIRTARPGIIIGRKGAEIDKLKADIQKRTSREVFIDILEVNKPELDAQLVSENIALQLEKRVSFRRAMRKSVDSALRFGCKGIKVRVSGRLNGNEIARSEWYLQGRLPLHTLRADIDYGFSEAKTTYGIIGVKTWIYRGDIYEQKKRKPAETVGAAGVF, encoded by the coding sequence ATGGGACAGAAAGTCCATCCTTATGGATTCCGCCTGGGCGTCAACAAGCCCTGGAAGTCGCGCTGGTTTGTAGAGCGCGGTTATGACAAGCTCCTCGTTGAGGACGTAAAGCTGAAGGCTGAGCTTCGCGAAAAGCTGAAGCAGGCTGGTGTTTCGAGCGTTGAAGTCGAGCGCCCGGGCAACAAGCTCCGCCTCATCATCCGCACGGCTCGTCCGGGCATCATCATCGGCCGCAAGGGCGCTGAAATCGACAAGCTCAAGGCTGACATCCAGAAGCGCACCTCGCGCGAAGTCTTCATCGACATTCTGGAAGTGAACAAGCCGGAGCTCGACGCACAGCTCGTCTCGGAGAATATTGCTCTCCAGCTCGAGAAGCGCGTTTCGTTCCGCCGCGCGATGCGTAAGAGCGTTGATTCGGCTCTGCGTTTTGGCTGCAAGGGTATCAAGGTCCGCGTGTCGGGCCGTCTGAACGGCAACGAAATTGCGCGTTCGGAGTGGTATCTGCAGGGACGTCTGCCGCTGCACACGCTGCGTGCTGACATCGACTACGGCTTCTCGGAAGCAAAGACGACCTACGGCATCATCGGCGTGAAAACGTGGATCTACCGTGGCGACATCTACGAGCAGAAGAAGCGCAAGCCGGCTGAAACCGTTGGCGCTGCTGGCGTATTCTAA
- the rpsS gene encoding 30S ribosomal protein S19: protein MARSTKKGPFIDEHLMTKVNVMNAAGDRKVIRTWSRRSTIHPDMVGHTIAVHNGRKFIPVYCTENMVGHKLGEFSATRTFKGHVAKGGDTAKGK from the coding sequence ATGGCACGTTCTACGAAGAAGGGCCCGTTTATCGACGAGCACCTGATGACGAAGGTTAACGTGATGAACGCAGCAGGCGACCGTAAGGTCATCCGCACGTGGTCACGCCGCTCGACGATCCACCCGGACATGGTTGGACACACGATTGCGGTTCACAACGGACGCAAGTTCATCCCCGTGTATTGCACGGAAAACATGGTCGGGCACAAGCTCGGCGAATTCTCGGCAACTCGTACGTTCAAGGGCCACGTGGCCAAGGGCGGCGACACGGCGAAGGGCAAGTAA
- the rplV gene encoding 50S ribosomal protein L22 yields the protein MAKKTANTAPEFRAEAKFQRVSPQKAKLVLDLIKGQRVEAAINTVAFTNKRIAPVVEKVLRSAIANAQHLSDERGLNIDLDNLIVKTAVANEGPRMKRIRPAPMGRAFRYQRRIAHIIITVAEKKAAEVVVKKAPAAPAAEVAAPAKPAKKAAKKAAKKTAAAE from the coding sequence ATGGCTAAGAAGACTGCAAATACCGCTCCCGAGTTCCGCGCCGAGGCCAAGTTTCAGCGGGTAAGCCCGCAGAAGGCTAAGCTGGTTCTTGATCTGATCAAGGGACAGCGCGTGGAAGCTGCGATCAATACGGTCGCGTTCACCAACAAGCGCATCGCTCCTGTGGTGGAGAAGGTTCTCCGCTCGGCGATCGCCAACGCACAGCACCTCTCCGACGAGCGCGGCCTGAACATCGATCTGGACAACCTGATCGTAAAGACGGCTGTGGCGAACGAAGGTCCGCGCATGAAGCGTATCCGCCCTGCCCCGATGGGTCGTGCGTTCCGCTACCAGCGCCGCATTGCGCACATCATCATCACCGTGGCCGAGAAGAAGGCCGCTGAAGTGGTTGTGAAGAAGGCTCCTGCAGCACCTGCTGCGGAAGTTGCTGCGCCGGCGAAGCCTGCGAAGAAGGCCGCAAAGAAGGCTGCCAAGAAGACGGCAGCTGCTGAATAA